TGCCGCACAGCACCCACAGTCCAGCACAGAGCAGGGCCGCCCGGCACCCCCAGTCTGGCACcgagtgccccctgctggccagagGCAGAAAGGCACCCCGAGTCTGTCGCagagcagcgccccctgctggctgttgGCAGAAAGGCACCCCGAGTCTGTCACagagcagcgccccctgctggccgagGGTGGAAGGATGCTCCCCAATCCACTGCAGAGAAGcgtcccctgctggctggaggcggaggGACATCCCCAGTCTgtcgcagagcagcacccccCGCTGACCGGAGAGGGAAGGACACCCGTGTCCGTCAGagagcagcgccccctgctggctgtgggcagaaggACACCCCGAGTCCATCGCAGAGAAGCGCTCCCTGCTGGCCGGGGGCAGAAGGACACCCCGAGTCCATTCAACACAGGGCCCCCTCATGTCCAGGGGTGGAAGGACACCCCGAGTCTGTCGCAGAGCGGCACCCCTTACTGGCCGGGGGGCGGAAGGACACCCCGAGTCCGTCACagagcagcgccccctgctggccggaAGGGGAAGGACACCCTGAGGCCattgcagagcagcactgcctggTGGCCGTGGGCGGAAGGACACCCCAAGTCCATCTCAGAGAAGCGCTCCCTGCTGGCCGGGGGCAGAAGGACACCCCAAGTCTGTTCCATACAGCGCCCCCTGATGTCCGGGGATGGAAGGACACCCCGAGTCCGTTCCATACAGCGCCCCCTGATGTCCGGGGGTGGAAGGACACCCCGAGTCCGTCGCagagcagcgccccctgctggccgggGGCGGAAGGACACCCCGAGTCCGTCGCagagcagcgccccctgctggccgggGGCGGAAGGACACCCCGAGTCCGTCGCagagcagcgccccctgctggccgggGTGGAAGGAGACCCCGAGTCCGTCGCagagcagcgccccctgctggctggggtggAAGGACACCCCCAAGCCCGTTGCGAGGCAGTGCCCCGGCCGGCCAGCCGTCTCTCCGGTGCCCGCTGGCGGCTCAGAGGAAGAAGGGGGCGGGCGAGGCGGTCGGGCGCAGCAGGGTCTCGCAGCGGGCCTTGTAGAGGTCGCGCTCGTGGGCGAGGTGGGCCAGCTCCCCGCGCAGGGCCTCCAGCTCGCGGCCCAGCCGGGCCTTCTCGGCCTCCAGCACGTGGCGCTGGTGCAGGCGCTTGGAGCGGCAGGACTGGGCATAGCCACGGTTCTTCAGCGTCCGGCGCTTCTGCTTCAGCCGCAGCACCTCGGCCTTGCCCAGGCCCCGCAGCTGCCGGTTCAGCTCCCGCACCGACAGCGCCACCAGCTGCTCGTCCGAGAAGGGCTCCCGCGGGGccgcctgggggagagggggtgagcGCTGGCCCCGGGCTGCCGCCCTGCTCATCTcagccctccccagggctgccggtgccccacgcctgccccccgccctccccccagccctgccggagtCCCCCCTTCCGCCCtacacctgccccccagccctgccggagtccccccttctgccccacgcctgccccccgccctccccccagccctgccggagtCCCCCCTTCCGCCCtacacctgccccccagccctgccggagtCCCCCCTTCCGCCCtacacctgccccccagccctgccggagtCCCCCCTTCCGCCCtacacctgccccccagccctgccggagtccccccttctgccccacgcctgccccccgccctccccccagccctgccggagtCCCCCCTTccgccccacacctgccccccgccctgcccccagccctgctggagttcccccctcccaccccacagccctgccccccgccctacccccagccctgccggagtccccccctcccgccccacgcctgccccccaccctgccccccagccctgctggagtcccccccccccaccccacgcctgccccccaccctgccagtgccccccctcccgcccccccagccctgcccccgagccctgccggtgtcccccgctcttgccccccagccctgccactgcccttccctcccacctcacagcgcccttcctccagccctgccggtgccccccgctcgcaccccacagctccctccacCTGTGTGCATttcccagcgccccctgctggagcagactggccctgctgggtgcatctccctgctcccccccccacatctccagcctctccccactgcccgaccccccccgtcccccccaactcacctgctgctggggctggagcagcgccCCGGGGCAGAGGCCCCCCTCGGCCAcgccccccagcagggcctccACCGCCTCCTCcgggctgagccccagcccctccccacctcccgccATCTGCTGGTGCAGAGCCGCCAGCCAgtacagctcctccagccccgccgGGGGGTCCCCGCCGGCCCCCGGCCCCGCCTCGCTCAGCGTGGGGGAGGGCGGCACTGAGCGCCCGGGGGCGGGGCCCGGGGAGGCTCCGCCCATCGGGCCGCCCGGCTCCCGCTTGACCTCGAACTTCATCAGGTCGAAGTCGTTGAGGTACTccagggccagggggctggtgggcagctccGGCAGGGGCACCGACATCCTGGGGGGCAGCGCCGGGGGGCAGGGGACCTGCGGGGGAGAAGGGAGCAGTGTGAGGGGGCCTGGGGCCGACCCTCAGCTGTATGGGCCGGCCGTACGGACCTCCCGCGTCTCAGGACCGGCCGTACGGACCTCCCGCGTCTAAGGACCGGCTGTACAGACCTCCCGCGTCTAAGGACCGGCTGTACGGACCTCCCGCGTCTAAGGACCGGCTGTACGGACCTCCCGCGTCTAAGGACCGGCTGTACGGACCTCCTGCGTCTAAGGACCGGCCGCACGGACCTCCCGCGTCTAAGGACCGGCCGTACGGACCTCCCGCGTCTAAGGACCAGCCGCACGGACCTCCCGCGTCTAAGGACCGGCTGTACAGACCTCCTGCGTCTAAGGACCGGCCGTACGGACCTCCCACATCTAAGGACCGGCCGTACGGACCTCCCGCGTCTAAGGACCGGCCGTACGGACCTCCCGCGTCTAAGGACCGGCCGTACGGACCTCCCGCGTCTCAGGACCGGCCGTACGGACCTCCCGCGTCTAAGGACCGGCCGTACGGACCTCCCGCGTCTAAGGACCGGCCGTACGGACCTCCCGCGTCTAAGGACCGGCCGTACGGACCTCCCGCGTCTCAGGACCGGCCGTACGGACCTCCCGCGTCTCAGGACCGGCCGTACGGACCTCCCGCGTCTCAAGACCGGACGCACAGACCTCCCGCGTCTCAGGACCGGACGCAGGGACCTCCCGCGTCTCAGGACCGGCCGCACGGACCTCCCGCGTCTCAGGACCGGCCGTACGGACCTCCCGCGTCTAAGGACCGGCCGTACGGACCTCCCGCGTCTCAGGACCGGCCGCAGGGACCTCCCGCGTCTCAGGACCGGCCGTACGGACCTCCCGCGTCTAAGGACCGGCCGTACGGACCTCCCGCGTCTCAGGACCGGCCGTACGGACCTCCCGCGTCTCAGGACCGGCCGCAGGGACCTCCCGCGTCTCAGGACCGGACGCAGGGACCTCCCGCGTCTCAGGACCGGCCGTACGGACCTCCCGCGTCTAAGGACCGGCCGTACGGACCTCCCGCGTCTCAGGACCGGCCGCAGGGACCTCCCGCGTCTCAGGACCGGCCGTACGGACCTCCCGCGTCTAAGGACCGGCCGTACGGACCTCCCGCGTCTCAGGACCGGCCGTACGGACCTCCCGCGTCTCAGGACCGGCCGCAGGGACCTCCCGCGTCTCAGGACCGGACGCAGGGACCTCCCGCGTCTCAGGACCGGCCGTACGGACCGCCTGCATCTAACAACCGCCTGCAGGGACCACCCACGTCTGAGGACCGGCTGTACAGACCAGCCCCATACACCTTCTGTCCACCCCGCTCGTGcaccctccctctgtccccacactcaccatccctctacccatccccacacaccctctGTCTGCCCGCCCCACACACTCTCCGTCCATCTCCCCCACACCATTCCTCTGTCCGTCCCCACGCCTCTGTCCAGCCCCCAGATGTCCTCCGTCTGTCCCCACAGACCCTCCGtccatccccccacaccctccatctGTCCCCATATATTCTCTGtccacccaccccacacactctccatccatccatccccacacacaccatcCCTCtatccaccccacacaccctccgtctgtccccacacaccctccgtccatcccccaaacaccctccatCCGCCCGACTCATACACTCTCtgtccatccccacacacaccattCTTCTGTCTGCCCCATGCACCCTCCATCCAGCCCCCAGACGTCCTCCGTCTGTCCCCACATACTCTCTGTCCACCCGCCCCACACACTCTccgtccctccccacacacaccaccccctaTCCATCCCACACACCCTCCGTCTGTCCCCACACACCCTCTGTCCGCCCGCCTCATACactctccatccctccccacacacgccatccctctatccatcctACACACCCTCAGTCCGTCCCCACACACCCTCCGTCCGCCTGCCTCATACACTCTCTGTCCACCCGCCCCACAGACtctccatccatccccacacacaccatccctctatccatcctACACACCCTCAGTCCATCCCCACGCACCCTCCATCTGTCCCCATATATTCTCTGtctgcccaccccacacaccctccgtCTGTCCCCACACGCCCTCCATCcatcccccacacaccctctgtccatcccccacacaccctccgTCCGCCCGCCTCATACACTCTCcgtccatccccacacacaccattCCTCTGTCTGCCCCACGCACCCTCCATCCAGCCCCCAGACGTCCTCTGTCTGTCCCCACACACCCTCTGtccacccaccccacacaccctccgtccatccccacacacaccattcctctgtccatccccacacaccctctgtccatccccacacacccgtccgtccatccccacacacaccattcctctgtccatccccacacaccctctgtccatccccacacatccgtccgtccatccctccaccccccgtccaccccctccctccaccttccccatgccccgccccgcccctccactcccctcccctccctcacctgTCACCGCCCAGTGGAAGCTGCTGCCGGGATCTGGCCGGAGCCGGACTCCGGGGTCCCATTTAAAGAACCCCCAGGGCCGAGCTCACCCACATCTCATTAGCCACTGGCCAATAGggaatcacctcattagcatatggggtGGA
The window above is part of the Carettochelys insculpta isolate YL-2023 chromosome 32, ASM3395843v1, whole genome shotgun sequence genome. Proteins encoded here:
- the NRL gene encoding neural retina-specific leucine zipper protein, which encodes MSVPLPELPTSPLALEYLNDFDLMKFEVKREPGGPMGGASPGPAPGRSVPPSPTLSEAGPGAGGDPPAGLEELYWLAALHQQMAGGGEGLGLSPEEAVEALLGGVAEGGLCPGALLQPQQQAAPREPFSDEQLVALSVRELNRQLRGLGKAEVLRLKQKRRTLKNRGYAQSCRSKRLHQRHVLEAEKARLGRELEALRGELAHLAHERDLYKARCETLLRPTASPAPFFL